GCAAGGAGTACGCCTACCCCGACGGCCCCGTCCGGACCGCTCGTGGCTGACGCCCAGACCCTCGTCGACGCCCACCACCACGTGTGGAACCTGGACCTCCGGCCGCAACCCTGGCCGGACGAACCCGGGCACGAGCCGATCCGCCGCGACTTCAGCTCGCACGCCCTGCGATCGGCCGCGACCCGGCCGATCGCCGGACGGCGACTGACGAGCACGGTGGTCGCCCAGTGCATTGCCACCTTGCCCAAGACGCCCGGAGACGTCTCCACGGCCTCGTGGACGTCCTGCCCGCCGCACGGGACCTGGGCAAGAGCGTGGTGGCGGTGGGTGTCTTCGACTCGGGACGGCTCTCCCGCGACCGGCCTGCCGAGGGCATGCGGTCGCCCGCGCTCGGGCGATCGCCGAGGGCTGTGCGAGGCACGGGACCACCGTGCCCGCCGCCGTGATCGCCTGCCCGTACACGCAGCCCAGTATCATCAACGTCACCCTCGGCAAGCGGACCCCGGAACAGGTCGGACGAAACGTGGAACTCCATGATCAGCAAGTCCCGGACGGCCTCTGGGACGATCTCCGCACTCAGGGGCTGATCAGGTCGGACGTGCTCACGGGGCGCGGTGGGGGGAGGGGCGAGCGGTGTCTCTGACGGACAAGGCGATCGAGCAGATCCGTGAGCTGATCCGGACCGGTGCCCTGCCGCCGGGCTCGAAGCTCCCACCGGAGCCGGACCTGGCCGCTCAGCTGGGCCTGTCCCGCAACCTCGCCCGCGAAGCGGTCAAGGCGCTGGCCGTCGCACGGGTCCTGGAGGTCCGGCGGGGCGACGGCACGTATGTGACCAGCCTCCAGCCGAGCCTGCTGCTGGAGGGGCTCGGCGGCGCGGTGGAACTGCTGCAGGGCGACTCGGTCGCCCTGCAGGACCTCATGGAGGTACGGCGGCTCCTCGAACCGATGGCCACTGCCCTTGCGGCCACCCGGATCTCCGACGCCCAACTGGCCGAGGTGAAGCGGCACTTGGACGCCATGCGCGAGGCCCGCGACGACGTCGAACAGCTCAACGCCCACGACGCGGCCTTCCACCGCGCCGTCGTCTCGGCCACGGGCAACGAGACCCTCCTCGCCGTCCTGGAAGGGATCTCCGGCCGTACCCTGCGCGCCCGCATCTGGCGCGGTCTGGTCGACGACAAGGCCGCGGGCCGCACCCTCGCCGAGCACGAGGCTATCTTCAACGCGCTGTGCACCCGTGACGCCGCCCTCAGCCAGGCCGCCGCGCTGCTCCACGTGAGCAACACCGAGCAGTGGCTGAGGGAACACCTGCGCTCCGGCGAACCCCTCTCCTTCGGAACGACAGCGCGGAACTGACGGGCGGACGCCGCGCGCTCGGGATGACGGCTGTCACATCAGCGCACCAGGCGTACCTCGCGCGGCCGGATGGTGGTTGCGGAGCCAACCGCCTCGAACCGGATCTCGACGGTACCGGCACTTCCTCGCCGCCGGGGTCGTCCGAGGGCGTAAGCGTGCGTAGCACGGCATGCGTATCTCAACACCCCTGCGAGGGCTTGTGGTTAAGGCTTTAATCACTCAGCGTACCCAGCGACGGCGGCCGGGGACGGCCGACGGGTGATTCCGTATTCTTGCCGCGACCGGGGCCGTCTCAGGTGAGGACGCCGGGGTCCGCTCGACCTCGCGGGTGCCGGGCGCGAGTGCGTCACATGGACAAGAGGGGAAGCGGTGGAGGCGACGATTTCACGGGTGCGGCAAGGCACCATACCTCCGGTGGTTGCGGCGCGGTGGGCGCTGTGGACGTTTGTCATCACCAACTTGGTGATCGTCGAGACCTTGTTCCTCACCGCCGGGACCGGCAAGAACGGAGTGCTCACGGTCGCCAAGTTCTTCGGCCTGCACGCCGCCGTGCTGATGCTGTTCCAACTGCTGCTGGTGGCCCGGCTGCCGTGGCTCGACCGCCGTATCGGCATGGACCGGTTGACGGTGTGGCACCGGTGGGTCGGCTTCACCCTGCTGTGGACCCTCCTCACCCACGCCGTGCTGGTCGTGCTGGGCTACGCGAGGCTCGATGACGCTTCGATGACGAAGACGTTCTTCGCGCTGGCCGGAGTGCCGGCTTCCCTGCTCGGGATGCTGGCCGCGGCGATCGTCGTCGTGGTCGCCGCGGTCTCCGCCCGACAGGTGAGGCGGCGGCTGCGGTACGAGACCTGGCACGGCGTGCACCTGCTGCTGTACCTGGCGTTGGGGCTGGCGTTCGTCCACCAGTTGCAGGAGACCACGACCTTCAGCTCCTCCGCGCCCGCGATGATCTACTGGTGGGCCCTGTGGCTGTTCGCGTTCGGTGCCCTGGTCACGGGCCGGATCGTCATGCCTGTGTGGCGCAACGCCTATCACCGCTTCGAGGTCACGGCGGTGGTGCCGGAGTCGGACGACGTGGTGTCGGTGCACGTCACCGGACGCCACCTCGACAGGCTGCCGGCCCGGGCCGGCCAGTTCTGCATCTGGCGATTCCCCGGCCACAACCACTGGTGGCTGGCGAATCCGTTCTCGCTGTCGGCGGCACCCGACGGCCGTGCGTTGCGCCTGACCGCCAAGGCGGTCGGCAGCACCAGCGCCGGACTGCGGCACGTCCAGGTCGGGAGCCGCGCGTTCGTCGAGGGGCCGTACGGGGCGTTCACCTCGTTGCATCGCACGCGGCCCGGCGCACTGCTGATCGCCGGAGGGGTGGGGATCACGCCGGTTCGAGCCCTGCTGGAGGAGGAACCGGCCGGCGACGTCGTCGTGCTCTACCGGGTGCGCAGCGAGAACGACGCCGTGCTGGTCGACGAGGTACGAGCCCTGGTCGCGGACCGCGGTGGGCAGTTGCACCTGCTCACCGGCCGCACGGGGGAGGGGAACCCGCCGTTCGAGCCGGACAGTCTCCGTGCCCTGGTTCCCGACATAACCGAGCGCGACGTGTACGTCTGCGGCCCGCCCGCGATGACCTCGGCCGTGCTCAGCGCCCTGCGCAGGCTGAAGGTTCCCCACCGGCAAGTGCACGCCGAGCGGTTCGGCCTGGCCTGAGCCCCGCCTGCGGCGGTATCCGGTTGGTGATGTGCGGCCTCTCTCAAGCCGGGGGAGGTCCGCAGCGGCAGTCGATTCGACAAGGAGGGGACGATGAGCGTTCTTGATGGGATCCTCGCGGGGGTTCGCGAGGACTTGGAAGAGCGTAAGCGTGCGACGCCGTTGGCGGAGCTGCGTTCTCGGGCAGCGGATGCGGCACCGGCGCTTGACCCTCTGCCTG
The genomic region above belongs to Streptomyces coeruleorubidus and contains:
- a CDS encoding FadR/GntR family transcriptional regulator encodes the protein MSLTDKAIEQIRELIRTGALPPGSKLPPEPDLAAQLGLSRNLAREAVKALAVARVLEVRRGDGTYVTSLQPSLLLEGLGGAVELLQGDSVALQDLMEVRRLLEPMATALAATRISDAQLAEVKRHLDAMREARDDVEQLNAHDAAFHRAVVSATGNETLLAVLEGISGRTLRARIWRGLVDDKAAGRTLAEHEAIFNALCTRDAALSQAAALLHVSNTEQWLREHLRSGEPLSFGTTARN
- a CDS encoding ferredoxin reductase family protein, which translates into the protein MVAARWALWTFVITNLVIVETLFLTAGTGKNGVLTVAKFFGLHAAVLMLFQLLLVARLPWLDRRIGMDRLTVWHRWVGFTLLWTLLTHAVLVVLGYARLDDASMTKTFFALAGVPASLLGMLAAAIVVVVAAVSARQVRRRLRYETWHGVHLLLYLALGLAFVHQLQETTTFSSSAPAMIYWWALWLFAFGALVTGRIVMPVWRNAYHRFEVTAVVPESDDVVSVHVTGRHLDRLPARAGQFCIWRFPGHNHWWLANPFSLSAAPDGRALRLTAKAVGSTSAGLRHVQVGSRAFVEGPYGAFTSLHRTRPGALLIAGGVGITPVRALLEEEPAGDVVVLYRVRSENDAVLVDEVRALVADRGGQLHLLTGRTGEGNPPFEPDSLRALVPDITERDVYVCGPPAMTSAVLSALRRLKVPHRQVHAERFGLA